In a single window of the candidate division WOR-3 bacterium genome:
- a CDS encoding acyl-CoA carboxylase subunit beta: MARDEEELTTHLERVQAELARRNEQALLGGGKDRIEKQHAAGKLTARERLDILLDKDSFVELDRLRVHDCDEFGMDKQRIPGDAVVTGHGLIGGRPVAVFSQDFTVFGGTLSKVFAEKVCKVMDLAMRVGMPIIGLNDSGGARIQEGAVSLAGYADIFLRNVLASGVIPQISCILGPCAGGAVYSPALTDFIFMSERTSYMFITGPEVIKAVTREEVTKEKLGGADTHNAVSGVAHFKGLDDRDVLEQCRKLLSYLPQNNREAPPHSDLADPADRDTEGVEDVIPDDPRKPYDMAAIIRRTVDQGSFFEVQKFWAKNIIIGFARIAGEVVGIVANQPQFLAGCLDIDASTKAGRFVRFLDCFNIPIVTFVDVPGFLPGTNQEYGGIIRHGAKLLYAFCEATVPKVTVITRRAYGGAYDVMSSKHIRGDFNFAYPTAEIAVMGAEGAVNILFRKEVAESRDPEETRRELIRDYEEKFSNPFRAAELGYVDEVIQFKDTRRKIARALKLLRTKKLSNPWRKHGNIPL; the protein is encoded by the coding sequence ATGGCAAGAGACGAAGAAGAACTCACAACCCACCTCGAACGTGTCCAGGCTGAGCTTGCCCGACGAAACGAGCAGGCGCTGCTTGGCGGTGGCAAGGACCGCATCGAGAAGCAACACGCCGCCGGCAAGCTGACTGCCCGCGAGCGACTCGACATCCTCCTTGACAAGGACAGCTTTGTGGAACTTGACCGACTTCGGGTCCACGACTGCGACGAATTCGGTATGGACAAGCAGCGAATTCCTGGTGATGCGGTTGTAACCGGTCACGGTCTCATTGGCGGCCGACCGGTTGCGGTGTTCTCCCAAGACTTCACTGTGTTCGGCGGCACACTTTCGAAGGTATTTGCCGAGAAGGTATGCAAGGTCATGGACCTGGCGATGCGGGTCGGCATGCCGATCATTGGCCTGAACGATTCGGGCGGAGCGCGAATCCAGGAAGGTGCAGTCAGCCTGGCCGGTTACGCCGACATTTTTCTGCGTAACGTGCTCGCCTCAGGCGTGATCCCGCAGATTTCCTGCATCCTCGGCCCCTGCGCTGGCGGCGCAGTGTACTCGCCGGCTCTCACCGATTTCATTTTCATGTCCGAGCGCACAAGCTACATGTTCATCACCGGACCTGAGGTCATCAAAGCTGTGACCCGCGAAGAAGTTACCAAGGAGAAGCTCGGTGGTGCCGACACCCACAATGCCGTGTCCGGAGTTGCGCATTTCAAGGGTCTGGACGACCGGGACGTGCTCGAACAGTGTCGTAAGCTCTTGTCTTATCTGCCCCAGAATAATCGCGAAGCACCGCCGCACAGCGATTTGGCCGACCCCGCGGATCGGGATACCGAAGGGGTCGAAGACGTTATCCCGGACGACCCGCGCAAACCTTATGACATGGCTGCAATTATTCGCCGGACCGTTGATCAAGGAAGTTTCTTTGAGGTACAGAAGTTCTGGGCCAAGAACATCATCATCGGCTTTGCCCGCATCGCGGGCGAAGTCGTCGGCATCGTCGCAAACCAGCCACAGTTCCTTGCCGGTTGTCTAGACATTGATGCCTCCACCAAAGCAGGCCGGTTCGTAAGGTTCCTCGATTGCTTCAATATTCCTATCGTAACCTTTGTTGACGTGCCCGGTTTCCTGCCCGGCACCAATCAAGAATACGGCGGCATCATCCGTCACGGTGCAAAGCTGCTCTATGCGTTTTGCGAAGCAACCGTACCCAAGGTAACGGTCATCACCCGCCGGGCCTATGGCGGAGCATACGACGTGATGTCGTCCAAGCACATCCGCGGAGATTTCAACTTTGCCTACCCCACTGCCGAAATTGCGGTAATGGGTGCAGAAGGTGCCGTCAACATCCTGTTTCGCAAAGAAGTTGCGGAGTCTCGGGACCCGGAAGAGACCCGGCGTGAACTTATCCGTGACTATGAGGAGAAGTTCTCAAACCCGTTCCGGGCCGCAGAACTGGGTTACGTTGACGAAGTGATTCAGTTCAAGGATACAAGGCGCAAGATTGCCCGCGCGCTCAAACTGCTCAGGACAAAGAAACTGTCAAACCCCTGGCGCAAACACGGAAATATACCTCTGTAG